A portion of the Burkholderia sp. GAS332 genome contains these proteins:
- a CDS encoding D-galactonate transporter: MSQSLAPALGASAVAHDDLLYRKVSKRIIPFLFLCYVVSFLDRINIGFAQLQMKHDLGFSDAMYGLGAAVFYIGYVLCEVPSNMLLARFGARRTFTRIMLLWGIASVGMMLVSKPTHFYVLRFMLGVFEAGFFPGIVLYLTYWYPARRRAAVLSIFFAGVAVAGVLGGLVSGWIMRDMGGVMGLFGWQWMFVIEGAPAIVLGLLAAFYLVDGPQHATWLNAAEKAQLIAQRDEDRRVSSDAHSSRSVMQALRNPRVYLFAFIYFSLTCASLTLNFWMPLMIRDFGVHDVLAISLYTVIPNAVGAVGLILIARHSDRRGERRRHFAVCTIGGGIALSLLTLHLSSFPAMLAILSLAAVLIFAALPIFWTVPSGYLSGAAAAAGIALISSIGITSGIVSPWVIGLIKTHTGSMDNALYLLTALLFVSGVALLIGVPKEVKHL; this comes from the coding sequence TTGAGCCAATCCCTCGCCCCCGCGCTGGGCGCATCCGCAGTTGCGCACGACGATCTGTTATATCGCAAGGTTTCGAAGCGGATTATTCCGTTTCTATTCCTCTGTTATGTGGTGTCGTTTCTCGACCGCATTAATATCGGCTTCGCGCAATTGCAGATGAAGCACGACCTCGGATTCAGCGACGCCATGTACGGTTTGGGTGCCGCGGTCTTCTATATCGGCTACGTGTTGTGTGAAGTGCCGAGCAACATGCTGTTGGCGCGTTTCGGTGCGCGCCGCACGTTCACGCGGATCATGCTGCTGTGGGGCATCGCATCGGTCGGCATGATGCTGGTGTCGAAGCCCACGCATTTCTACGTGCTGCGTTTCATGCTCGGCGTGTTCGAAGCGGGGTTTTTTCCGGGCATCGTGCTATATCTGACCTACTGGTATCCGGCGCGGCGGCGCGCGGCCGTGCTGTCGATTTTCTTCGCGGGCGTCGCCGTAGCGGGTGTGCTTGGTGGTCTGGTGTCCGGCTGGATCATGCGCGATATGGGCGGCGTGATGGGTCTGTTCGGCTGGCAGTGGATGTTCGTGATCGAAGGTGCGCCAGCCATCGTGCTTGGCTTGCTCGCCGCGTTTTATCTGGTCGACGGGCCGCAGCATGCAACCTGGCTCAACGCCGCGGAGAAGGCGCAACTGATCGCGCAGCGCGATGAAGACCGCCGCGTTTCATCGGACGCGCATTCATCGCGTTCCGTCATGCAAGCGCTGCGCAATCCGCGGGTTTATCTCTTCGCGTTCATCTATTTCTCGCTCACCTGCGCGTCGTTGACGCTGAACTTCTGGATGCCGCTGATGATTCGCGACTTCGGTGTTCACGATGTGCTGGCGATCAGCCTGTACACCGTGATTCCGAATGCGGTCGGCGCGGTGGGCCTGATTTTGATCGCGCGGCACTCGGATCGTCGTGGTGAACGGCGTCGGCACTTTGCGGTTTGCACGATCGGCGGTGGCATCGCGCTGTCTCTGCTGACGCTGCATCTGAGCAGCTTCCCGGCGATGCTCGCGATCCTCTCGCTGGCGGCTGTGCTGATCTTCGCTGCGTTGCCGATTTTCTGGACTGTGCCGTCGGGTTATCTGTCCGGTGCCGCGGCGGCGGCCGGTATTGCGCTGATCAGCAGCATCGGTATTACCAGCGGGATTGTCAGCCCGTGGGTGATCGGTCTGATCAAGACACACACCGGTAGTATGGACAATGCGTTGTATCTGCTGACCGCGCTGCTGTTCGTCAGCGGTGTGGCGTTGCTGATTGGTGTGCCGAAGGAAGTGAAGCACCTATAA
- a CDS encoding transcriptional regulator, IclR family, which produces MSKAAKPATGKGTGGSETADGGKTQRGIQSVEVGGRVLLALAQARSPLALSDLATAAQIAPGQAHAYLVSLSRLGLIKRDELSGRYEPGPLSLRLGLMHLENQPAFRAAVPRVAALAEAIGFSVAICIAGPQGPTIVRYEHAGFPLHVNLHVGTVMSLPATSTGRVFCAYLPREALEGMWANQSGSTGRAMTPPEESAAFEAALVAIRARRLECSVDAPSPGISSLSAPVLDANGHLCLALTVIGSTGAIDVAADGPTARALLATAHDISAELAAAPSLLASSAS; this is translated from the coding sequence GTGAGCAAAGCAGCGAAACCGGCCACCGGCAAAGGCACGGGCGGCAGCGAGACGGCGGATGGCGGCAAGACGCAGCGCGGGATTCAGAGCGTCGAGGTGGGCGGTCGCGTGTTGCTGGCGCTCGCTCAGGCGCGCAGCCCGCTGGCTTTGTCCGATCTCGCCACTGCCGCGCAGATCGCGCCGGGGCAGGCTCATGCTTATCTGGTGAGCCTGAGCCGCTTAGGTCTGATCAAACGTGACGAGCTGTCGGGCCGCTATGAACCGGGTCCACTGTCGTTGCGGCTGGGATTGATGCATCTGGAGAACCAGCCGGCGTTTCGCGCCGCCGTGCCACGCGTGGCGGCGTTGGCCGAGGCGATCGGGTTCAGTGTCGCGATCTGTATTGCCGGGCCGCAAGGGCCGACCATCGTCCGCTATGAGCATGCGGGCTTTCCGTTGCATGTGAATCTGCATGTGGGCACGGTGATGTCGCTGCCGGCCACATCGACGGGTCGCGTGTTTTGCGCTTATCTGCCACGTGAGGCGCTGGAGGGGATGTGGGCGAATCAGTCTGGCTCAACCGGTCGCGCCATGACGCCGCCTGAAGAAAGCGCCGCGTTCGAAGCGGCTTTAGTCGCCATCCGCGCACGCCGGTTGGAATGCAGCGTCGATGCGCCGAGTCCGGGTATCAGCAGTTTGAGCGCGCCGGTGCTCGATGCGAACGGCCACTTGTGCCTCGCGCTGACCGTGATCGGCTCGACCGGCGCGATCGACGTCGCCGCCGATGGCCCGACAGCTCGCGCGCTGCTTGCAACGGCCCATGACATCAGCGCCGAACTGGCGGCAGCGCCCTCCTTGTTAGCTTCTTCCGCATCGTGA
- a CDS encoding Glyoxylase, beta-lactamase superfamily II: protein MAKAFASQADLEVKKVTWTKLSENAYAYTAEGDPNSGVIIGDDGVLIVDTTATPAMAQDLIAKIRSVTDKPIKYVVLSHYHAVRVLGASAYFEEGAQEVIASRGTYEMIVERGEADMKSEIERFPRLFAGVETVPGLTWPTLVFEKEMTLFLGKLEVRIAHLGAGHTKGDTVVWLPSQKVLFSGDLVEYDAACYCGDAQLGQWPATLEALRALKADKLVPGRGPALTTPEDVNKGLDYTKDFVTTLLQQGREAVEQKLDLKAAMAHTRKAMDPKFGHVFIYEHCLPFDVSRAFDEASGITHPRIWTAQRDKDMWDALQA, encoded by the coding sequence ATGGCAAAGGCATTCGCATCCCAGGCAGACCTGGAAGTCAAGAAAGTCACGTGGACCAAGCTGTCCGAGAACGCCTACGCGTACACCGCTGAAGGCGATCCGAACTCGGGCGTGATCATCGGCGACGACGGCGTGCTGATCGTCGATACCACCGCCACGCCGGCCATGGCGCAAGACCTCATCGCAAAGATCCGCAGCGTTACCGACAAACCGATCAAATACGTCGTGCTGTCGCACTACCACGCCGTGCGCGTGCTCGGCGCATCGGCGTATTTCGAAGAAGGCGCGCAAGAGGTGATCGCGAGCCGTGGCACGTACGAGATGATCGTCGAGCGCGGCGAAGCGGACATGAAGTCGGAAATCGAACGTTTCCCGCGTCTCTTCGCCGGCGTCGAAACGGTGCCGGGCCTGACGTGGCCGACGCTCGTCTTCGAAAAGGAAATGACCCTGTTCCTCGGCAAGCTCGAAGTGCGGATCGCGCATCTGGGCGCGGGTCACACGAAGGGCGATACGGTGGTGTGGCTGCCGTCGCAGAAGGTGCTGTTCTCCGGCGACCTGGTCGAATACGACGCGGCCTGCTATTGCGGCGATGCTCAACTCGGACAGTGGCCGGCCACGCTTGAAGCGCTGCGCGCGCTGAAGGCCGACAAGCTAGTGCCGGGCCGCGGTCCTGCGTTGACCACGCCGGAAGACGTCAACAAGGGCCTCGATTACACGAAAGACTTCGTCACCACGCTGCTGCAGCAAGGTCGCGAAGCGGTCGAACAGAAGCTCGATCTGAAGGCTGCCATGGCGCACACGCGCAAGGCAATGGACCCGAAGTTCGGTCACGTGTTCATCTACGAGCACTGCCTGCCGTTCGATGTTTCGCGTGCCTTCGACGAAGCGAGCGGCATCACGCATCCGCGTATCTGGACCGCGCAGCGCGACAAGGACATGTGGGACGCGCTGCAAGCCTGA
- a CDS encoding transcriptional regulator, IclR family yields MTDSLDTSYAAPGASTASADAKPQRGIQSLDSTGELLGALVAAARPLSLRDLAAAAGMPPAKAFPHLVSLLKIGLLNRDAAGCFEAGPLALELGLIGLQRLSPTREAEPEVVELATSTGMSVAMAVLGPLGPTVVRLEESARPLHVSLRVGTVMSLVNTAIGRVFAAYVADDVRHGLLAQDHLRLAGAEAEETKAYTQRLAQIRADGIDSALSRPVPGIDTLAAPVLDHTGSICLVLALMGPSGSFDSELAGGPAQTLRAATLRLSRRFGWMAVAGGA; encoded by the coding sequence GTGACTGATTCTCTCGACACGTCTTACGCTGCCCCCGGCGCTTCCACCGCTTCCGCCGATGCGAAACCGCAGCGCGGCATCCAGTCGCTCGATAGCACCGGCGAGTTGCTCGGCGCACTGGTGGCGGCCGCGCGGCCGTTGAGTTTGCGCGATCTTGCGGCGGCTGCGGGCATGCCGCCGGCCAAAGCGTTTCCGCATCTGGTGAGCCTGCTTAAGATCGGCTTGCTGAATCGCGATGCCGCGGGTTGTTTCGAAGCCGGGCCTTTAGCGCTGGAGCTTGGCTTGATTGGCTTGCAACGTTTGTCGCCGACGCGGGAGGCTGAGCCGGAAGTGGTCGAACTGGCGACGTCGACGGGAATGAGCGTCGCGATGGCGGTGCTCGGGCCGCTCGGGCCGACCGTTGTGCGGCTCGAAGAATCAGCGCGGCCGCTGCACGTGAGCTTGCGGGTCGGGACGGTAATGTCGCTGGTGAATACGGCGATCGGGCGGGTGTTTGCTGCGTATGTCGCGGACGATGTGCGTCATGGTCTGCTGGCGCAGGATCATTTGCGGCTGGCGGGGGCCGAGGCGGAGGAGACGAAGGCCTACACACAACGCCTCGCGCAAATCCGCGCGGACGGCATCGATAGCGCACTGAGCCGGCCGGTGCCAGGCATCGACACCCTGGCCGCGCCGGTGCTGGACCATACCGGCAGCATCTGTCTGGTGCTCGCATTGATGGGGCCGAGCGGCAGCTTCGACAGCGAGCTCGCGGGCGGCCCAGCGCAGACTTTGCGCGCCGCCACCCTGAGGTTATCGCGGCGGTTTGGGTGGATGGCGGTGGCAGGCGGGGCCTGA
- a CDS encoding Rhs element Vgr protein, translating into MSQKTGSTHRRYRLDMPQASSAESADIFAFEGERAIGEPTRYQIRFTHPQPDLSRTDYLNKPAAFVIQPPFNPLATLKPEPERRVQGVITGFSQRGGSQDETTYEVVLASRLALLRNVPKCRFFLEKSFPEIIEQILREHGFDKIHGSFEFNLYRQYGRRAFVMQWQEDDLTFITRLCRRSGIWFVCEEGKHCENVRFGDDFTHYCRDPDLTVPYRQYSGLESSGAESVDSLEMDAATLPTSYRVRTFSTERPVSEPIEAASRIKEDRTTYGEAYTWGTPDLSEDEAKTEALLRREAAVAAQVVYRGTCNMLDLAPSCILKFSNRKLPDAECGLVTVRVKCSASRKQPYRVEFTAIPSDRQYRLPLLEHMWPRIEGVITGTIASPGGYKDPYLDAQGSYIVRIHADQDRRKPGLESCPMRLAKPFAGAGQTGFHFGLVEGTIVTVGFLWGCPDLPFISQVLHTAQDTDPINSAYPWATRNTLRTRSNNTFQLEDRAGREHIKVATEQGKSQLNLGHTVDRDQNERGIGAELRTDKTAVMRGGAGAMMTAYSRPGGRGHQIDMQETVAQLKEMLALAESLAQSAAASKASPADTSAQKAINAALSELRQPGALVTAPGPVGIVSGDGVQLAADGSIIATAKKGMHFSALKRFTVAARDLVSVFTQKGMSLIAAAGAVVVQAQRGRMQLASQEDMTIETVGGVLHVKSPKEIVLNVGGSYFRMTPDGIEMGTRGGILFRTSRLKKTGPAQMDLGGAAFAPKFVPFTTDCEVWRTNPKFTELTACASVPGPAQREESGNAGAVPLLAPSPGTASLINNQSDAAPLISARAGNAQIPSPPLQMRASPAGNGGLVLNDSANAPDDTVLPPDSDGRDGDNYVTDPLLLSNPAPCNWTMPNFEDTYAHRMEIASYYPWTDEQTHYAPGGNWRLSSGNGGITKFKVSFDGRFKTLTASVKVGVILMDIVEVDPATEAYVRLSNGLVKSVPYDSFGNGENAPRGSVPDNLKFIHRDTSTYDFSSKAQMIRNTLNQNSYKLILDGCSKAGACGCRISIKFDVEFVVVESRLEPHALECGKVIRLFPYAFRDDSANWGEVVAELKRTTNEYKKYNEDYTAAHECGHLFNYPDEYFQEGGAVHEQYVANQQLQFSKGHQLAGTPTWQLISENNLMGNGARKKISGGAAPDIPPYYMEYLRRWMTKHTKKKWRIGANVACWQNDENLL; encoded by the coding sequence TTGAGTCAAAAAACGGGTTCTACGCACCGGCGCTACCGTCTCGACATGCCACAGGCCAGTAGCGCCGAGTCGGCCGATATCTTCGCCTTTGAGGGTGAGCGGGCCATCGGGGAGCCCACCCGGTATCAGATCCGGTTCACGCATCCGCAGCCGGACTTGTCGCGCACCGACTACCTCAACAAGCCTGCGGCGTTCGTCATCCAGCCGCCATTCAATCCGCTCGCAACACTCAAGCCGGAACCCGAACGGCGCGTGCAGGGAGTCATCACGGGCTTCAGCCAGCGGGGCGGCAGCCAGGACGAAACCACCTACGAGGTTGTGTTGGCGTCGCGCCTGGCACTGTTGCGCAACGTACCGAAGTGCCGGTTCTTCCTTGAGAAGAGTTTTCCGGAAATCATTGAGCAGATCCTGCGCGAACACGGCTTCGACAAGATCCACGGAAGCTTCGAGTTCAACCTGTACCGCCAATATGGCCGACGCGCATTCGTGATGCAGTGGCAGGAAGACGACCTGACTTTTATCACGCGGCTATGCCGTCGCTCGGGTATCTGGTTTGTCTGCGAAGAGGGCAAGCATTGCGAAAACGTGCGATTCGGTGACGACTTCACGCACTACTGCCGCGACCCGGACCTGACCGTGCCGTATCGCCAGTACAGCGGCCTGGAAAGCTCCGGGGCGGAATCGGTTGATTCGCTTGAAATGGACGCGGCGACTTTGCCGACGAGCTACAGGGTACGTACGTTCAGCACCGAGCGTCCGGTATCCGAACCGATCGAAGCGGCCAGCCGGATCAAGGAGGACCGTACCACTTATGGCGAGGCTTATACGTGGGGCACGCCGGACCTGAGCGAGGATGAGGCGAAGACAGAAGCCCTGCTGCGGCGCGAGGCGGCCGTAGCAGCGCAGGTGGTGTATCGCGGTACATGCAACATGCTGGATCTCGCGCCCAGTTGCATCCTCAAGTTCTCGAACCGGAAACTGCCCGATGCCGAGTGCGGGTTGGTCACTGTACGGGTGAAATGTAGCGCATCGCGCAAACAGCCTTACCGCGTCGAGTTCACCGCGATTCCTTCCGACCGGCAGTACCGACTGCCGCTGCTGGAACATATGTGGCCCAGAATCGAGGGGGTCATTACGGGCACCATTGCCTCGCCGGGCGGGTACAAGGACCCGTATCTGGACGCGCAGGGCTCCTACATCGTGCGCATCCACGCGGATCAGGATAGGCGCAAACCTGGACTGGAAAGCTGCCCGATGCGACTGGCCAAGCCGTTCGCGGGCGCAGGACAGACCGGTTTCCATTTTGGTCTGGTCGAAGGGACGATCGTGACCGTGGGCTTCCTGTGGGGCTGCCCGGACCTTCCCTTCATCAGTCAGGTACTGCACACGGCGCAGGATACTGACCCGATCAATTCAGCTTACCCTTGGGCCACGCGTAACACGCTGCGCACGCGCTCGAACAACACGTTCCAGTTGGAGGACCGCGCGGGCCGGGAGCACATCAAGGTTGCGACGGAACAGGGAAAGTCACAACTGAACCTTGGGCATACCGTCGATCGTGACCAGAACGAGCGCGGTATCGGTGCTGAGCTTCGCACAGATAAGACAGCGGTTATGCGGGGCGGCGCGGGCGCGATGATGACGGCCTATAGCCGTCCGGGTGGTCGCGGGCATCAGATTGACATGCAGGAAACGGTTGCGCAGCTCAAGGAAATGCTTGCGCTTGCTGAATCGCTGGCGCAATCCGCCGCAGCGTCGAAGGCGTCGCCAGCCGACACCAGCGCGCAGAAAGCGATTAACGCTGCCCTCAGCGAACTTCGTCAGCCCGGTGCGCTTGTCACTGCACCTGGCCCGGTTGGCATCGTGTCAGGTGATGGCGTACAGCTCGCAGCCGACGGCTCGATCATCGCGACGGCGAAGAAGGGCATGCATTTCAGCGCGCTCAAGCGATTCACCGTGGCCGCGCGCGACCTGGTGTCGGTCTTCACGCAGAAGGGCATGAGCCTGATCGCGGCGGCGGGCGCAGTTGTCGTGCAGGCCCAGCGTGGTCGCATGCAGCTCGCGTCACAGGAGGACATGACCATCGAGACGGTTGGCGGCGTGTTGCATGTGAAGTCGCCGAAGGAAATCGTGCTGAACGTGGGTGGTTCGTATTTCCGCATGACGCCTGATGGGATCGAGATGGGTACACGCGGCGGCATCCTGTTCAGGACAAGTCGCCTGAAAAAGACTGGCCCTGCTCAGATGGACCTGGGCGGTGCGGCCTTCGCACCGAAGTTTGTGCCGTTCACGACGGACTGTGAGGTATGGCGCACCAATCCGAAGTTCACGGAACTGACCGCGTGTGCATCAGTGCCGGGCCCGGCGCAGCGGGAGGAGTCGGGCAACGCGGGAGCTGTGCCGCTACTAGCGCCCTCACCCGGGACGGCTTCACTGATAAACAACCAGTCTGACGCTGCCCCGCTGATATCGGCGCGGGCCGGAAATGCGCAGATACCCAGTCCGCCGCTGCAGATGAGGGCGAGCCCCGCTGGTAATGGTGGGCTGGTGTTGAACGATTCCGCTAATGCTCCGGACGATACTGTGCTGCCGCCGGACAGTGACGGTCGCGACGGTGATAATTACGTTACCGATCCCCTTCTGCTCAGTAACCCTGCACCTTGCAATTGGACCATGCCCAATTTCGAGGATACGTACGCGCACAGAATGGAAATTGCTTCATATTATCCTTGGACGGATGAGCAGACGCATTACGCGCCAGGCGGGAACTGGCGGTTATCGAGCGGCAATGGTGGCATAACAAAATTCAAGGTCAGCTTCGATGGTAGGTTCAAGACTTTGACTGCATCTGTCAAAGTTGGAGTGATCTTAATGGATATCGTTGAGGTTGATCCGGCAACCGAAGCATACGTGAGATTAAGCAATGGCCTGGTGAAAAGCGTGCCGTACGATAGTTTCGGGAATGGTGAGAATGCGCCGAGAGGTTCTGTTCCGGATAACCTGAAGTTTATTCATCGCGATACGTCGACGTACGATTTTTCATCAAAAGCGCAAATGATTCGAAACACGTTGAATCAGAATTCTTACAAATTAATTCTCGACGGATGTTCAAAGGCGGGCGCGTGCGGGTGCCGGATTTCGATAAAGTTTGACGTGGAATTTGTTGTGGTTGAATCGCGGCTCGAGCCACATGCTTTGGAATGTGGCAAGGTGATAAGGCTCTTTCCATATGCATTTAGAGACGACTCGGCAAACTGGGGGGAAGTTGTTGCTGAATTAAAGCGAACAACCAATGAATATAAAAAATACAACGAAGATTACACAGCGGCGCATGAGTGCGGGCACCTTTTTAATTATCCAGATGAATATTTTCAGGAAGGTGGGGCTGTGCACGAGCAGTACGTTGCCAACCAACAACTGCAATTTTCTAAAGGGCATCAACTGGCAGGAACGCCCACGTGGCAGTTGATCTCAGAAAATAATCTGATGGGGAACGGTGCTCGAAAAAAGATTTCGGGTGGCGCTGCGCCTGATATCCCACCGTATTACATGGAGTATCTGCGGCGCTGGATGACGAAACATACCAAGAAGAAATGGCGAATTGGGGCGAACGTAGCGTGTTGGCAAAATGATGAGAATTTGTTATGA
- a CDS encoding 3-(3-hydroxy-phenyl)propionate hydroxylase has product MSINYQTLSFEYQPCREQSGQGGAEQTVYPVIVVGGGPVGLATAIDIAQQGVPVVLVDDDCSLSTGSRAICFSKRSLDIFDRLGCGQRMVDKGISWNVGKVFLKDELVYTFNLQPEAGHNRPAFINLQQYYVEGFLLERAQELPNLEIRWKSKVVGAQQNGTAGTAQASVTLTIDTPNGQYPLCGRYVVAADGSRSPMRNFLGLDSHGVTFKDRFLIADVKMEAEFPTERWFWFDPPFHPNQSVLLHRQPDNVWRIDFQLGWDADPVLEKTPERVIPRVRALLGPDAKFELEWVSVYTFSCLRMDRFRHGNVLFAGDSAHGVSPFGARGANSGVQDAENLAWKLAMVLEGKATDALLDTYASEREFAADENIRNSTRSTDFITPKSPVSRVFRDAVLKLARHHPFARQLTNSGRLSVPAVLRDSPLNTADSDSFDGPMVPGASCVDAPVHAAGQPAWLLQQLGQQFTGVLFCGEQGIDQTTQAALDALRSSPIPLKLVVVTRGDAQVAAASGANVLHDIDGLAAARYDAKPGTFYLIRPDQHVCARQRQLDVSLVASALKRALCVEGTA; this is encoded by the coding sequence ATGAGCATCAACTACCAGACGCTGTCGTTCGAGTATCAACCGTGCCGTGAACAAAGCGGGCAAGGTGGTGCGGAGCAGACGGTCTATCCCGTGATCGTGGTCGGCGGGGGGCCCGTGGGCCTTGCCACTGCGATCGATATCGCGCAGCAGGGCGTGCCGGTCGTGCTGGTCGACGACGATTGTTCGTTGTCCACCGGTTCGCGGGCGATCTGCTTCTCGAAGCGCTCGCTCGATATCTTCGACCGGCTCGGCTGTGGGCAGCGCATGGTGGACAAGGGCATCAGCTGGAATGTCGGCAAGGTGTTCCTGAAAGATGAACTGGTGTACACGTTCAATCTGCAGCCGGAGGCGGGCCACAACCGGCCCGCGTTCATCAACCTGCAGCAGTACTACGTCGAAGGCTTTCTGCTCGAACGCGCGCAGGAACTGCCGAACCTCGAGATCCGCTGGAAGAGCAAAGTGGTCGGCGCGCAGCAGAACGGCACGGCTGGCACTGCTCAAGCCAGTGTGACGCTGACGATCGATACGCCCAACGGGCAGTACCCGTTATGCGGCCGCTATGTGGTGGCCGCCGACGGCTCGCGCAGTCCGATGCGCAATTTTCTGGGACTCGACAGCCACGGTGTCACGTTCAAAGACCGCTTCCTGATTGCCGACGTCAAGATGGAAGCGGAGTTTCCGACCGAGCGTTGGTTCTGGTTCGATCCGCCGTTCCATCCCAATCAATCGGTGCTGTTGCATCGTCAGCCGGATAACGTGTGGCGGATCGATTTCCAGTTGGGCTGGGACGCCGATCCGGTGCTGGAAAAGACGCCGGAACGTGTGATCCCACGCGTGCGTGCGTTGCTCGGACCGGATGCGAAGTTTGAGCTGGAATGGGTCAGCGTCTATACGTTTTCGTGTTTGCGCATGGACCGATTCCGGCACGGCAACGTATTGTTCGCGGGCGATTCCGCGCATGGTGTGTCGCCGTTCGGCGCGCGTGGCGCGAATAGCGGCGTGCAGGACGCGGAAAACCTCGCCTGGAAACTGGCGATGGTGCTCGAAGGCAAAGCAACCGATGCTTTGCTCGATACCTATGCGAGCGAGCGCGAATTCGCCGCTGACGAAAACATCCGCAACTCCACACGTTCGACCGATTTCATCACACCGAAGAGCCCGGTTAGCCGCGTGTTTCGCGACGCGGTGCTGAAGCTCGCACGGCATCACCCGTTTGCGCGGCAGTTGACGAATAGCGGCCGCCTGTCAGTGCCAGCAGTGTTGCGTGATTCCCCGTTGAACACAGCGGACAGCGACAGCTTCGACGGTCCGATGGTGCCGGGGGCATCGTGCGTCGATGCACCGGTTCATGCTGCCGGACAACCGGCCTGGCTGCTACAGCAACTCGGCCAGCAATTCACGGGCGTGTTGTTCTGCGGCGAGCAAGGTATCGATCAGACGACGCAAGCTGCGTTGGATGCGTTGCGTAGCAGCCCGATTCCGCTGAAGCTCGTCGTGGTGACGCGTGGCGATGCGCAGGTCGCTGCGGCTTCGGGTGCCAATGTGTTGCACGACATCGACGGTCTTGCCGCCGCGCGTTACGACGCCAAGCCCGGCACGTTCTACCTGATCCGCCCGGACCAGCATGTCTGCGCGCGTCAGCGGCAACTCGACGTGAGCTTGGTGGCCAGTGCATTGAAGCGAGCGTTGTGCGTGGAAGGCACGGCCTGA
- a CDS encoding Fic/DOC family protein produces the protein MPQIGYQWLSNTYGVVPVHPFAVQSEIGRVRSMSTDGDIRREVYPERYRPAASLTDNLTFAFRHEGIHLEFLARLYALQPVRHELEAWIAREPTGAYARRACFFYEWLMPEPLNAPGVSRGNYVDALNPEDFVVGTPVNNARWRVRDNLPGNRDFCPVIRRVEAVQRAEAYDLAAPLAELEAAYGIDLILRSAVWLTVKESRASFLIEHEQDKEDRIRRFAAVMESECGQHANPFDAETLDVLQRGILGQSALRYGIRRSPVYVGHIARYQPVVDYIAPHWEHIGTVLAGLSRFLERTEGGASIVRAAAASFGFVYVHPMADGNGRISRFLINDILRRDGAVPAPIILPVSATITHSTRDRAAYDKVLERFSRPLMKHYAEQYTFGKTEIAEDGVEYNLHFRAYDDALPAWRYPDLTAHVVYLANVIDMTLTHEMRTEARFLHANDSARRAIKEFLEAPDNDLDGIIRSVRQNGNSVSNNLRKRYPLFDERPELSAQIVQAVTEAFSDENNR, from the coding sequence ATGCCGCAGATCGGTTATCAATGGCTATCCAACACGTACGGCGTCGTACCGGTCCACCCGTTCGCCGTTCAAAGTGAAATCGGCCGGGTTCGCTCAATGTCCACCGACGGTGACATCCGCCGCGAGGTTTACCCCGAACGCTATCGTCCGGCTGCCAGCCTGACCGACAACCTGACTTTCGCCTTCCGGCACGAGGGCATTCACCTGGAATTTCTCGCGCGACTCTATGCGCTGCAACCGGTGCGCCACGAACTGGAGGCATGGATCGCCCGCGAACCCACGGGCGCGTATGCCCGCCGCGCCTGCTTCTTCTATGAGTGGCTGATGCCGGAGCCGCTAAACGCGCCGGGCGTCTCCCGGGGAAACTATGTCGATGCATTGAATCCCGAGGACTTCGTCGTCGGCACGCCGGTCAATAACGCGCGTTGGCGGGTGCGCGACAACCTGCCGGGTAATCGGGATTTTTGCCCGGTGATTCGACGTGTCGAAGCGGTTCAGCGCGCCGAAGCCTACGACCTTGCCGCACCGCTTGCCGAACTGGAAGCGGCCTATGGCATCGATCTGATCTTACGCAGCGCCGTCTGGCTGACGGTCAAAGAGAGCCGCGCGAGCTTTCTGATCGAACACGAGCAGGACAAAGAGGATCGAATCCGCCGCTTTGCCGCGGTCATGGAAAGCGAATGCGGACAGCATGCGAATCCGTTCGACGCGGAAACGCTCGACGTCTTGCAACGCGGCATCCTGGGGCAGTCGGCCCTGCGTTACGGCATCCGCCGCTCCCCGGTGTATGTGGGACACATCGCACGCTATCAACCGGTGGTCGACTACATCGCGCCGCATTGGGAACACATCGGAACGGTGCTAGCAGGGCTTAGCCGCTTTCTGGAACGCACCGAAGGGGGGGCGTCTATCGTGCGTGCTGCCGCGGCGTCGTTCGGTTTCGTCTATGTGCACCCTATGGCCGACGGTAACGGCCGAATTTCGCGCTTCCTGATCAACGACATTCTGCGTCGCGACGGCGCGGTGCCTGCGCCAATCATCTTGCCGGTATCCGCCACGATCACCCACAGCACGCGTGATCGTGCCGCCTACGACAAAGTGCTCGAACGCTTTTCGCGCCCGTTGATGAAACACTATGCGGAGCAGTACACGTTCGGCAAGACCGAGATCGCAGAAGACGGTGTCGAATACAACCTGCACTTTCGCGCCTATGACGACGCGCTGCCCGCCTGGCGCTATCCCGATCTGACCGCACACGTCGTCTATCTGGCTAACGTGATCGACATGACGCTAACGCATGAAATGCGCACCGAAGCGCGCTTTCTGCACGCCAACGACTCAGCACGGCGCGCCATCAAGGAATTTCTCGAAGCGCCAGACAATGATCTGGACGGCATCATCCGCAGCGTCCGGCAGAACGGCAACAGCGTGTCGAACAACCTGCGCAAGCGCTATCCGCTGTTTGACGAGCGGCCAGAGTTGAGTGCGCAAATCGTGCAGGCTGTTACCGAAGCATTTTCAGACGAGAACAACCGCTAG